Below is a genomic region from Lineus longissimus chromosome 16, tnLinLong1.2, whole genome shotgun sequence.
GCCTACAAAATCGTGCGATGGCATAGGCGACCGACGCAGGACGCTGCGTTCGACGCCGGcgatggtcgtgcgtcggagtatgaatccacCTTTAGACGATCAACAAGGAGTAGGAcagtagtaggtataatgtccctttcaacgcccgaaatacgaggcccaaagtccgagggtcccggggcgttgaaaggtgcatcattgacgcccgcgacaaatgccctcccgtgatattgtgcttgaagaatcTGCCTCTTGGTTCCCATCCCGCCTCTGCACTCTTGGTTCCCATTGGGGTTTCCGGCCAACAATCCTCATCCGCATACAAAAAGTCGGGTCCGTCAAACCATACATTCTTGGAAGTGAACTCCCTTGCTGTCATGCCCCTGGTCGCTACGTCTGCCGGGTTCAACACTCCAGGTACGAACCGCCATTGACTCGGTAGGGTATCGGATTGCAAGTCTGATACTCTGTTGGCTACAAATGTTTTGAACTGACGTGACTGGCTGCGAACCCAGTGCACCACATCCATACTGTCAGTCCAATACGTCACGTTCATCATAGAATACTTCAAAACGGTGGTTATCTTCTGGGTGAGACGATGACCGAGAACAGCTGCCATTAATTCCAGTCTTGGGATGCTCACTGTCTTCAATGGAGCGACCCTAGCCTTTGACGCCACCAACGCAAGGTTCACCCCGCCATCTGCCTTCTGCTGACGGATGTACGTGACGGCGGCATATGCTTTTGAAGAGGCATCACTGAAGGTATGAAGAGTAATCTCGCTGTCAGGCTGTGTGCGGAAGTAGCACCTCGGTATTGAGATGCCTTCGATCTTCTTCAGCTCAGCAAACCAATCTCTGGCTTCAGCAATCATTCCTGAGGGAAGGGGCTCATCCCACGTCAGTCCAAGCACCCATGACTGCTGAAGAACGATCTTGACACGAATGGTGAAGGGTGACAGCCATTGCAAAGGGTCGAACAACGTAGCAACACGACTCAAGAGTGTTCTCTTAGTCATTACTGCCGGTGGCGCGATGTTTTGGGTGGAGAACTCTAACATATCTGTCGCTGCGTTCCACTTGATTCCCAGTGTCTTAACGCTCGGCATCAAAGTGGAGTCCTGCAAGTCCACAATGCCTGCTGCACAGTCCTCACGGGGTACACCCTCCAATACTCCTGACTCATTACTACACCAACGGCGGATGAAAAACCCTGCCTTAAGCAAAAGGGCGCTCAGCTCACATCTCAACTTGATAGTGGCAGCAGTGTCTGGTTGAGAGTCAATGGCGTCATCCATATAAGTATTCTCCTGACACACTCTGGCTCCCTCTGGGTACTGATCATGATGAGTTCGTGCGTGACTCTGCAGGACATACTGGGCCAAAAAAGGAGACGCCTTGTCTCCGAAAGTCACTCGAGTTGACTCGTAGATCTTGATGGGAGCTGTCAAGTCCAAATCTCTCCATAAATTTCGATGATACGCCCGATCCTTAGGGTTCAACATCACCTGGCTGAACATCTCCTTGATATCTCCAATCAGCCCCACTGGACCTCGTCGAAACCGTgctaaaatgtcaaaaatgtctCGCTGCAGCTTGGGTCCTGCCAACATCGCATCGTTGAGTGAGACCCCCTGGCACTTGGCGGCTGAGTCGAAGACGATTCGGACCTTTGTAGTCTCTTTATCCTACCGTACGACTGGGAAATGTGGCAAATACCAACCCCCTTCGGCATTAGCAGCTTCAATCTCTTGCAGATACCCCTTCTGGATATTCTGCCTCATCCAGTCGCAGTACTTTTCGGCTAAGTGTGGTTTCTTGAGGAGAGTACGCTCTATAGACAACAGGCGGCGCCGAGCTTCCTGAAAGTTGTTTGGTAAGTCAGTGGTGTCGCCAACCCACGGAATCGAAACTTCATAGCGATTGTCTGTGTACACCTTGGAGGCCTCAGTCCTCTTGATGATCGCCCGCTCTTCTGGAGTGAAGTTGGTCTCTGATGTAGTTGTGAACACATCCATGTTCCACAATGATCGGAGGCTCTCGTCCAACTGACGATCCGTAATTGTTGAATAAGTATTTGCAGTCGTAACAGAATTGCTGGTCAAAGGAGTGACCACCTCAATGGACCCTGTGCATGTCCATCCCAGAGGTGTCAGCCTTGCCACCGGCTCTCCCAGTTGGCCCGGTCGCTCCTCCAATGCTAACGTCAATTCCGGGTGATCAGCACCAATTAAAATATCGACGGTCTTGCACCAATCTACTCTTGGGAACTCGATTCCCTTCAAATGAGACCATTGATCTCGTAGATGCTGCCAATTTTGCGGCGGTAGATTCTCACACAACCTGTCAAGAACTCGTGCTCCCACCTTGGCCGTTATCTCGCCGCTCAAGCTTTCGATCGTCATCACCGTCAGGCCACTACGTAGGGATTTCTTAGGGTCAGTTAAAGTAGATACACTCAAGGCCTGTTCCTGCACAGGGGTGTTTAAGGCTTCTGCTGCAGATCTGGTTATATATGTTGAATCTGAGCCATCATCCAACAGCGCGTTCAGTCGTTGACGTTGTCCTCGACTCCCAACTACATAAACTGGGATGACTCGTAGGGCGACCTTGCTTGGATAAACTCTTCCATCCTTGGCGACTCCAAACATGTTGTTGGCATGGTCTTTAGGCTCGACCGACACATCTGTCTTCGGCTTCCTTCTGTGCAAGTGACGATGATGGTTCTTCTGACAGCCGTCAATCCCACACTTGCGGGATCCCTTCTGGCAATCCTTGCCCATATGGTTGCTACACAGGCATCTATAGCACAGGGCCTTCTCCTTAGCAATGTCCCAACGTTGGCTAGTAGTAGTAGGTGTCCATCTGTCACACTTGACGATGTGATGTGCGGCCTTACACAAAGGGAAGGAATACTGGTTTTCTGCGTCAGCTGGTTTAGACGTCGTCCCGGAGTAAGCGGTCGCAGTCGAAGCATAGGCCGTGCTCTTGTCTGGTCGTTTCACCAACTTGTTAGCATTAGTCTGGCTTGGTCCCTTGCGGCGTGACTCCCTCAAGTCAGTCATTTCAATCATCAAACATACATGATGGTTGAACCATTTGGCGAATACTGCCAACCCATCTATCCTCGTCGAAGTGTCCGACTCTGTGTATTTTACCAACAGGGAAACGGGCACCTTCCGCCTCACGAGAGCATACAACGTGTTCTGTCCAACTAACTCCTGGGCATGGTCTGTATCTGCTAACTTCGACACTACATCGCATAAATGGTTCGCCAGATCCTCCAATCCCTTCAAATCCTGTTCACTGACCTCGTTGAGTGCCATCAACTGGTCGATGTATTTCTTCAAGATCCTTGACTCTCCGCCATAGCGCTGATCCAACTTAAAGAGGGCGATAGAGTACTGGGCTTCGGTAAAACCGAGATTCTCGACCAGCTTGCCGGCGCGTCCTATCAGGGCGTTCTTAAGCATGATCATTTTAAATCTGATCGGGACTTCAGCCTGCTCCACGAAAACTTCAAACTGTGCCCGCCAATCCTCGTAAAGATCTCGATTACCATCAAACTTCGGTAGGTGAGGCTTAGCGATACCTTGGAAGAACTTTCCAACCTCTCTGGATCCAGTAGAGTTCTGGCCACCAACCACCCGGGCCGGAGAAGAGCTGTGCGCAGGTTTAGTCAGATGGGAAGAAGTAATCGAATGCACCAATCTCCCTAACGGATCCTCACGACTCTCATCCGGTACTTCTTGCTCAGGCTGTGGCGGCGTCTTCATCTCAGCTGGTGACCTGCTCGTTATAACTGTCATGGGTAACCTCACGTGTCGCGCCGGGTCCTCGGACCACAACTTAGCCTCTAGCCTAGCTCGAGCCGCCTCATCCTCGGCCTCGGCGATTGCCATCTTGTGTTGAGCCTCCTTAACAGCCAGTTCCGCCGCATATCTTCTCTTTTcttgagactaatttaaagaggttacacttttattttgaattggaaaacagcccacaggactgacttttcactgagtaataagtgtgcccttcgaaggttaagtctccttctggatttgcttccatagatgccttgttcaggatatcatctgaccgatgcctggtcaagcacagactgtatccggtggtgtacatttccccgtctttgtcaccctttttagctcacttcttagcagaggtgagcttatcccataccgtggcgtccgtcgtccgtcgtcgtcgtcgtcgtcgtcgtcgtcgtcgtccgtcgtccgttagcagggcacgtttcgtaactgttagagctattgagatgaaacattggtacacatgtacccttatgtaatgacaccttggagaccatgtttcggtccgattcgtttcatggtttggccaccagggggccaaacgttaaaagtgaaaatatgcaatatctcccttaatagtagtcgggaaattttgaaaaaaatatggtaggtacttctagcaaaggtgcatcatatatcctccgggtttttgatttgacctccttttcaaagtcacagaggtcaaatggtgtaaattggccgttaggatgtaacgatggcacgtttctaaactgcaatgactattgataccaaattttggtacacatttaccccttagtcaggtgatctcagggactgaagtttggtccaatatgattcaccacttgaccaccagggggcaaaatccaaaaaccttaaaaatgtgattattccttaacttcttgcctgattgccaccaatttgatatcatgggtacatctaaccaccatacagtatatgtcacacaggtttttaatttgaccttcttgtcaaggtcacagaggtcaaatggcataaattcgccgtcaggccataactatggcacgtttcttaactgcaatgactattgatcacaaattaagtacacatgtaccccttggtcaggtgatctcaggtaccgaagtttggtgcgatctgatttgccgtttggcctccagggagggggccaaatcctaaattcttcaaaatgccattattcctagtaatgacttgcccgattggcaccaattttatatcataggtacatctaattctaacaaccattcaatgtgtcacccgggtcttctttgatttgacctacttttcaaggtcacagaggtcaaatgtactgtaaattggccattttggggaaattgtaattgcttggacctacatcaaacctaacactacatgacacaataccatgctctttatccatatttcctccacatgaggtgagcacaatggccctggccatttcgtttattcagtcagtgttaatttctcttctctttttttacagatttactgttgttggttattgcacatggttggcacatttcaagtccaggaaagcacttactgttcccacattcagagttaggtgtgcttactcgttttactgctttccattcccggagagcgttatcaaatatctgccgcaaggcaacaaatatctgccgcaaggcgcttcaaatatctgccgaaaggcatcaaatatctgtcacaccaataaagttcattttgttaaccaactctttatctccttttcttcacatacaaaaaagaccgtcccaaacatttggctgcatccacttcatcaatgtccagacaacagtcggttcatttgaccattgtaaagcaccaggccccacctcacaaaatacactgtaataattatgtaccttgtgtccatgtgcatgttattagttccacctacgctgcatgaagacaaggactccactctttgacgtcgccacacaactccttgacgtcatcacacaccccactactgcaacggcaatagaaatgactttacgtcatatagcagggtgacgtcaactcagtacttcagcatgcactgatatagcaagaaggtcttcgcaccagcacttctgcgtgctagacgttatagcttcacgttgcctcataataacggtaccgacacacacttggcccttgccttcacctatccatttcagctgagcgccaggcccttgggcctcttgttggctcaccgtctaggtgagtctataaaataccgcagtgtccgtcgtccgttgtcctatttcaaaaacagtggcaccgctagggctatgaacttgaaactttgtacacatgacccctcaggtcaggcgacctctgacaatgaatttcagtccgatctaaattctcaacttggccaccagggggctagaagtggaaacctaaaaagtgtgatatctctcttatgagtgacccgttttcgataaaatttttatggtaggtactcctagcaaggatacttCCCATGTCGTACGGGTTTTAGATTCGACCtagtttttaaggtcacagaggtcagtcaaatggtgtaaattggccgtttgagtgtaactatggcacgtttcttaaccgctaaagctatgaacttgaaatttggtgcacatgactccctttgttATATAACcgcagacaccgaatttcggtctgatctgattctagacttggccaccagggggctaaaactaaaaaaggtaaaagtgcaatatcttgctaattATTGCCTTGCTTTCGATGAAATGTTAATAGTAggaactcctagcaaggatacgtcacatatcctatgggcttttgatttgacctggttttcaaggtcacagaggtcagtcaaatgttgtaaattggccgttcgagtgtaactatggcacatttcttaaccgcttaagctatgaacttgaaattttatgcacatgactccctttgttATATAACCGCAggcaccgaatttcggtctgatctgattctagacttggccaccagggggctaaaactaaaaaaaggtaaaagtgcaatatcttgctaattATTGCCTTGCTTTCGATGAAATGTTAATAGTAggaactcctagcaaggatacatcacatatcctatgggcttttgatttgacctagttttcaaggtcacagaggtcagtcaaatgttgtaaattggccgttcgggtgtaactatggcacatttcttaaccgcttaagctatgaacttgaaatttgaaacacatgactccctatgtcatgtaaccgcggacaccaaatttcgatccaatctgattctcgacttggccaccagggggccagaagtggaaacctgaaaggtgtgatatctctcttatgactgactcgttttcgataacattttgatggtaggttctcctagcaaagatacatcacatatcctacgggtttttgatttgtccaaattttcaatgtcgcataggtcaaatggcgtaaattggtcgtttcagtgtaactatggca
It encodes:
- the LOC135500825 gene encoding uncharacterized protein LOC135500825, whose product is MLAGPKLQRDIFDILARFRRGPVGLIGDIKEMFSQVMLNPKDRAYHRNLWRDLDLTAPIKIYESTRVTFGDKASPFLAQYVLQSHARTHHDQYPEGARVCQENTYMDDAIDSQPDTAATIKLRCELSALLLKAGFFIRRWCSNESGVLEGVPREDCAAGIVDLQDSTLMPSVKTLGIKWNAATDMLEFSTQNIAPPAVMTKRTLLSRVATLFDPLQWLSPFTIRVKIVLQQSWVLGLTWDEPLPSGMIAEARDWFAELKKIEGISIPRCYFRTQPDSEITLHTFSDASSKAYAAVTYIRQQKADGGVNLALVASKARVAPLKTVSIPRLELMAAVLGHRLTQKITTVLKYSMMNVTYWTDSMDVVHWVRSQSRQFKTFVANRVSDLQSDTLPSQWRFVPGVLNPADVATRGMTAREFTSKNVWFDGPDFLYADEDCWPETPMGTKSAEAGWEPRGRFFKHNITGGHLSRASMMHLSTPRDPRTLGLVFRALKGTLYLLLSYSLLIV
- the LOC135500827 gene encoding uncharacterized protein LOC135500827 — encoded protein: MAIAEAEDEAARARLEAKLWSEDPARHVRLPMTVITSRSPAEMKTPPQPEQEVPDESREDPLGRLVHSITSSHLTKPAHSSSPARVVGGQNSTGSREVGKFFQGIAKPHLPKFDGNRDLYEDWRAQFEVFVEQAEVPIRFKMIMLKNALIGRAGKLVENLGFTEAQYSIALFKLDQRYGGESRILKKYIDQLMALNEVSEQDLKGLEDLANHLCDVVSKLADTDHAQELVGQNTLYALVRRKVPVSLLVKYTESDTSTRIDGLAVFAKWFNHHVCLMIEMTDLRESRRKGPSQTNANKLVKRPDKSTAYASTATAYSGTTSKPADAENQYSFPLCKAAHHIVKCDRWTPTTTSQRWDIAKEKALCYRCLCSNHMGKDCQKGSRKCGIDGCQKNHHRHLHRRKPKTDVSVEPKDHANNMFGVAKDGRVYPSKVALRVIPVYVVGSRGQRQRLNALLDDGSDSTYITRSAAEALNTPVQEQALSVSTLTDPKKSLRSGLTVMTIESLSGEITAKVGARVLDRLCENLPPQNWQHLRDQWSHLKGIEFPRVDWCKTVDILIGADHPELTLALEERPGQLGEPVARLTPLGWTCTGSIEVVTPLTSNSVTTANTYSTITDRQLDESLRSLWNMDVFTTTSETNFTPEERAIIKRTEASKVYTDNRYEVSIPWVGDTTDLPNNFQEARRRLLSIERTLLKKPHLAEKYCDWMRQNIQKGYLQEIEAANAEGGWYLPHFPVVR